The following are encoded together in the Drosophila takahashii strain IR98-3 E-12201 chromosome X, DtakHiC1v2, whole genome shotgun sequence genome:
- the Cp38 gene encoding chorion protein S38 — translation MTRSTYIWALAACLIACASANYGSSQGYGPESGGHGGGSEGGADAASAAAAAAGGAGGAGGEYGGAGAGAGALESGADAAGVAQAGQSSYGSDQNIPYKPVNTKGNTLTSSITYPQNKGEILIHRPAPIIVKRPPTKVLVNHPPLVVKPAPVVLHKPPAIVLRKVYVKHHPRRVKVEPVFVNVVKPPAEKYFVNENKQGYGQGSQSHGHGHGGHGHGGHGGHGGHGHGGHGSGPHGPGQHEGGRGLPAYASGADSAAASAGYQLLQSGNQGLSALANIAGEREGPYGSGPSHGHQHYSAGPAGHGGYAAPSY, via the exons ATGACGAGATCGACCTACATTTGGGCGCTGGCCGCCTGCCTGATC GCCTGTGCGAGCGCCAATTACGGCAGTTCCCAGGGCTATGGTCCCGAATCCGGTGGCCATGGCGGTGGCTCTGAGGGCGGCGCCGATGCCGCTTCAGCGGCCGCAGCTGCTGCCGGCGGTGCCGGTGGAGCTGGCGGCGAGTACGGCGGTGCTGGCGCCGGTGCCGGTGCTCTGGAGTCCGGAGCCGATGCCGCCGGAGTGGCCCAGGCTGGACAGAGCAGCTACGGCTCCGACCAGAACATCCCCTACAAGCCGGTGAACACCAAGGGCAACACCCTCACCTCGTCGATCACCTACCCGCAGAACAAGGGCGAGATCCTGATCCATCGTCCCGCCCCCATCATTGTCAAGCGTCCGCCCACCAAGGTGCTGGTCAACCATCCCCCACTGGTGGTGAAGCCCGCTCCCGTGGTGCTGCACAAGCCCCCAGCAATTGTCCTGCGCAAGGTCTACGTCAAGCACCATCCACGTCGCGTCAAGGTTGAGCCCGTGTTCGTGAATGTGGTCAAGCCGCCGGCAGAGAAGTACTTCGTCAACGAGAACAAGCAGGGCTACGGACAGGGCTCGCAGTCGCACGGACACGGACATGGTGGTCACGGACACGGCGGACACGGCGGTCACGGCGGTCACGGACACGGCGGACACGGCTCGGGACCCCATGGTCCTGGCCAGCACGAGGGTGGTCGCGGCCTGCCCGCCTACGCGTCGGGAGCCGATTCCGCCGCCGCCAGTGCCGGCTACCAGCTGCTCCAGAGCGGAAACCAGGGCCTGTCCGCCCTCGCCAACATCGCTGGCGAGCGCGAGGGTCCCTATGGATCCGGACCCAGCCATGGACACCAGCACTATAGCGCTGGTCCGGCCGGTCATGGCGGCTATGCTGCTCCCTCTTATTAA